The Vigna angularis cultivar LongXiaoDou No.4 chromosome 9, ASM1680809v1, whole genome shotgun sequence DNA window AAGGTCCTTCAGTATAAGGCGAGTCTCTTGACGTGCCTCACTGCAACATTGTCTGTAAGATGCTACCATTTGCTTGGTTGAGCTTTCTAATTCCTTCATCTCATCCAAAACTATTTGTCTGTTGCGGCACTCTACACTGCAGAAACCTTGATCCCCTCTGCACAAACATCATATCACAAATCAAAACACATCCTCGTAAAATCACTATGCTAATTCCAATGTTAAAATAactatgtatgtatatataccTGTACATGTAAATATCTTTGTCTGGACTGAGCTGCTTATTGCAGAGATTGCAAGTTTTAAGGAAGCAGAAGTCTTGAGGGATGGAAAACTGGTTTGGCTTTCTCATTGCAGATTTCAAGAGAACGTTTGATGTGGTCTTTGAGCTGGTGATTTGAGGGAGAAGTCTCAAACCAACATCCATGCTGCTACTCTCGAATGATTTCTCATGCTTTCTTCTTTTGTTCGTGTGCTTCAATTCTTGGTGTTCAGCTTTGAAGGGGCTGATATTGATGAACTTTGGAAGCATGGTGAGTGGAGAAATAACGCAGAAGGAAAATGGAATatagaggagaaagaaaatggaaGTGGATGAATTGTTGAAAGGAAGGAATGGCTGATATTTAAAGGAAGCATGCCCCCACAAAAAGGGCATTGCATTGCAGCATCACTCATGTTTTACTGTGTAAGTTATATAACACGTGTTGCATGAAGTTACATTagaatacaaatatttttatctgaGATTGATGCAGGCTTTTACAGCATGCTTTTCCATAGGTCAAAAAAACGAAAAAGATGACAAGAGGGAGCATAAAATAATGGAGTAGGTGGTGAAATTATGGCTTGTGTCTATTTCTGGTGTTTGTATTATTGCTTTTGTTTGGCCCACTGGGACACGGCTGAGAGATGCTGACAgagatttgtttttataattatagtttgCAATATACACACATGAAACTTGTGGTACCAAAGAAGACATGACTTAAAGTATGgttagaaaattaagaaaaatgttttttcaataacttttttataaccTTTTGACAATCGCGTAGCAGtatgaatttgttttataagATCACAGTGACACGTAATCAATTGTGTTAAACATCGTCTTGAACATCGAGATTACACACATGGCACTGGCTCAGCCGGACACTAAACCTTGGAATCGCACCATTGTTGCAAAGAGttcttatatatattctttCCGGTGGGAAAGGGAGAATGGCAATAGCCACTGACCATATATCTATGAATAGAATATGTACCATATGTATTGATGGAATATTCAAAGGTTGTGCCATTAATTTGCATGGTTGAATAAATCAGTAAAACATTCTTTtacttaatgaaaaaaaaaaaaactgtcatATGAGTGTgttataaatgaaaacaaaaatctatagcttttttcttttttacatcaATCTAATCgctttaaattattaaaaaatagtgatttgtatttttgtagagaaaccattttttaatttttgagaaGTAATGCAATCATCAATttgaaatctttaaaattaagactCTGTTTCACTTTTAGGTAGAGTGACATTTGATTTTCTTTACTGAGTATTAAGTGAGTTATTTAGCAATTGTAGCAATCCAGtggatatatataaaaaaaatcaatgtacTCTCTAAACACGTCAATAAATAATTCTTAACCTCAAGCTATAATAAATATCTCTAATTTTTCTAACATCATCTATaaacatttaacaaaaatacAGTTGAATGCTTCTAAACATTTCCATTGAAGGTATTGTAGCAACAGAAATCGTGACGGGAGTTTAAGAAAAAAGTTTTGAGAGTCatcatcataatttattttaaaaaaactatgtaaaaccataaaataagacataGTCTACGAAAACTAAATTTTAGGTTTGGGAATTGGTTACGCATGTATAAGAGAGGTATTGTCCAAAAACAGTACCTTTcattaaatgtataaaattgaTGTGgttttccaaaatatttaattttccttaaaaaataattatataaagaaactaataagaaacacaaaatatatttttttatgagttCGACAAAGATTAACCTTGCTTCTACGTATATCATTTATGATGAACAATCAGGGATCACGTAGTtttttatctagaaaaaggtAGGTTTGTAAAtctgtttgaaaattattatgtttgttttagatttttgaaaagtgaaccCGACAAGCATTAACATTCCTCGTACGTATCTCCATTCATGATGGAAAATAAGGGATCATGTAGTtctggtaaaaaaaaaagtttgtttaACAAATgttgtcatttttttattttaaagattttgtattcttttattttaagaatggTGAAAAGGAAAGAAACTGGTCATAGGCCGCGGTACttataccttttttttatgatttattattttttttaaaagaaaatacttgataagaaaatattttttatttttggaataaaatttaaaaataaatatcacgTGATGTGAGAGATGTAACCAATACGAAAAGAAACGAGGGAAACTAttctttttatgttaaaaaaaacgTTATTTGTGTGTAGTAAAATAATACGTTTAGAAAAAACTTCAGAGTAcaatcaaaagagaaaaaagaaaggtgTAAATGTGACATACCTTTTAAGCTTTGGGTACTTCTCTAATTCTTCCTTAGTGGTTGTCGTTGACAGAACCTTCTTGCATGAGAACTTATCTTTTTCTATactttcttcctctctttctatCTCTTTATTTCTGTGTGTCTCTCTCTGTATTTTTTTCGTCTCCCCTTTTTCTATCACAGGGTAcgtatttatatatacaaattgtAATATTACTCCACTACCCCTCTTGCCACCTTTCATGAATGGTAAggtatattgtatttttttttcttttatttatttattatttttattattattatttaaacattcctaattttatttatttggagaTCTTTCATGGATAGCGTTGTTGGTCCCAGATCAGGTGACGTTGGATCTTTTTCCAATCCCTCCCATTCTTGATAAAAGAGAGATTTCTCCTCCCCTACTATTCCAGGTGAAAGCTCCTTCCATTGAGCTTTCCTTACGATTGCCTTCCGCCGAAGAATAGTCTCCTCGAGAAGACTACAATTGtctttaattatttctattacTATGAACTGTATTCTTTAACGACCACTTGTGATCGACTTTTgaacatctttattattattattattattagtattattatatatttatttatagactTAAATCTAACGTAAACTAgctaaccattttttttaaaacatggtTTAAAGTTGATTTCTTGATTCACGGTAAAGTAACTTTGCGTCCTTACTGTCAGATCTGTCGGTTTATTTTTATCTAGGAgcattaatttgtttatttattttgtttaagtagTGTAAGatagattttatttatcacAAGGGTAAGACCATCTTCGGTGTAATGGTTAAGACATTTGGTTTTTCAATAACTCTACTCATATTggtgtttcttcctcaataATTCTATAGATGTTCAATCTTTCTTCCTCGGTCTATACTAAGGTAAAAATTGGACACTTGAAGAGTTGTATTGATTTTGGGTATTTACAAGACTCAAGCCACAAGTGAAATTGTCAAAGGCTTAGGAAGGAAAAtctattattgtaaatttttactctaatgatgaaattaattaaatcttatgTTTTTCCTTGATTCATTCAGTTTAAACATATCCTACTTACCTATATATATGTGTCTAGTCGGTTTAACGTGCAATGctagttattaattaattcactTAATTAGTATCTACACTTATAATATTAAGACatattctaatataatttagtacacTATCCAGCAGTACCTTATGTTTATAACTCCTAATCCTATCATGTATCCACaccataaaaattataaattcaacaaatcaatGACAAGTAATAGTTGAGACTGTATCAAACATGTTTAGAATTGAAGTTCACTCAAAACAACCATGAATCGCTACACTGATACCATAAAACAATGACAAGTAGTATTTGTTCATCATGTGAATTATGAAATCATGATCAGCCCTATACTAGACATAATGTATGTAAATTCCACATAGACTAATAACTAAAGATAATATCATGTGGAAATCAATAGCAAAAGATTGACTTCATTTacctaattaatttattattcatttcaaTAAACAGTCAAACATATACGCATCGTAATGCCAAAGTAATTAATTTCCACTTGCTCATTCGATACACGTACTAGAAACTAGATGAGCTGACTCCCCAAAGCCCTTGGCAAGCTAGGCATATTAGAGGTTTCACAGTTGGGTTGTGTGCGTGTCATTTCTCTGTTCACACAGAGAATTATTGTCATTATGATTCATAATGAGTTTGTAGGATAAATCCACAACTCTTAGGTCGTCATAAGGACGaaccgctctgataccattaatgtaacatcccgtaatctcacacttgataattcataatttatatattgtagcattacatttaaggtaacatcccataatctcacacttgataattcatagttgatatatatatatatatatatatatatatatatatatatatatatatatatatatatatatatatatatatatatattatgttttaaactcagatttcaactacaaactcataaatataactcgaattcttctatctctttcttcattgacactgaatcagacgacattccttcatctgctcccgtataacgaattatacgatcatcgcacatacacaaatataaacaagtagggtgagctaacatgcaaccaatcatttataaaacatgcataattactttgatacacttaacaaacctcatataataattatgtcagacacccttataccatcatacaacaatcgcatcatagatactcataccatcatacaacaatcgcatcatagatactcatcccacaataccacaattactaatagacactcatcccacaatacttaatagacactcgttccacaatactcaatagacactcattccacaatacccaatagacactcatttcacaatacccaatagaaactcattccacaatattccataccatccacaaggttagtcctcaacactatgtccaaaactgGCACATAGACTAgtacctcctgcccctctcaccacataattcatccttctctacttgagactgaatgattattataGTATCaagataacctccaactacaggaccctcaacatcaacatatacacaaataccatatcattactgaatctctccacgagactcataccatgctcatattcctcaactcacattatacccttacaaaatctccccataatactcatatcatgttcagatgcataaattcaaatccaataaaatccaatcatcgcagaaatcatacaaaatgaatatatcacaaaataaattaacaatactaaaatatcaccataaatggtcatcggagaagaatcaaatgtttgatgaatcaaactcaccataaacgccagtacatatgactagtcacaacttactggatttgaccagggctgctctatgatcagggatgtaccaactccgatttttaagattcctctatcctaccatcacaattataattcataattccatatctaccacaatagcatgaattcatcagaaattttcattccaacaagatatattgcacaataatttaacagtacataatctattcaacaagatttaagttaaaaacttgttgagtagacttccaggaaagagaggtgtgtcacaatggacaacttaagtatcaagtctttccttagccaaagtgttcctcaactagttttaacaaatttcttatttacagattcaaaacaatagcatataatattagcacaaaaattcactatagatagatatacagtaagcacctatgtttttcattaatagtattcacacagaattttaagacatgaatagtaataaaacaatactaaatcatagtataaaagcttagaaaggttagctcccctacatCTATTCCAAACTCAATCTCTTGCTCataatttgtttccccgaaaaccctccagaacctctactcttcttgctactaaaaatttcttcctaactctttcttctctatttctcaagctttctcacttgattcttcctctctttgtgcagaatagTCTCCcttctcatggctatttatagtccaaaaattttactattcaccaattttttaatattatttattattttaatattattttattatattactattttaatcaccacttgacatattggatccctcaataatgccttCAAACCTGGagtgctttatccactatcaatattttaattttttattttatttatttatttattttaaagaaaaaggtagaaaagagtttgaacccatgttcttgaaatcagcacaattttctatcatttaagctaccaaaatttcttatttaactttccacattttataaacttattatattttctattcacaaataaatttattacaactagtaataaaattgttactattaaggtaaatatttttcatggatcttacaaaaaaaaatataataacttaaattaaaattaatacaattacTAACAATCAAATTCTAACATGTTGCAATAATTACATTAGGCCTATTTTGCACCtaaaaatgtaccaactaaaactaaaaatttctaTTCAACCCTCACATTAAGCTAAAATAAGCTAACATAATAAGTTATTTCACTAAAAttccaatattttaattttaaaaaaataccaatTTCAATCCATAATATGCACTATGTTATCAAGACATAAATAATCTCTATGAACAAATGTATGTTGTTAGCTCTCATTATATAGATATAGTTTATTTTgcaaaggaaaatattttcaatattaaaagttgtcaatacccaatttcgtctgggtaaatataattcatcacaaaaataaataaaaa harbors:
- the LOC108347308 gene encoding FCS-Like Zinc finger 17 — protein: MLPKFINISPFKAEHQELKHTNKRRKHEKSFESSSMDVGLRLLPQITSSKTTSNVLLKSAMRKPNQFSIPQDFCFLKTCNLCNKQLSPDKDIYMYRGDQGFCSVECRNRQIVLDEMKELESSTKQMVASYRQCCSEARQETRLILKDLRMQRLKSRV